One stretch of Nicotiana tabacum cultivar K326 chromosome 18, ASM71507v2, whole genome shotgun sequence DNA includes these proteins:
- the LOC107825959 gene encoding heptahelical transmembrane protein 1, whose product MIKNSKGSVWQRKSKENMMNQEKDEKQITNSSKKMKKNINGKSKGENENYPLLCYHELPGYMKDNEFILNYYRANWPIKEAFFSIFRWQVGLLYFCRHLLGFILFVGLTIVNVVEVPQLADFMTMFIWNFPTSGGANVSNNSKEFFQGSGRLIDLKQDQHLQLDIMSTKNVQSETTWPFYVFLAGSMFCLLSSSICHLFSCHSHKLNILLLRMDYVGITVMIITSFFPPIYYIFQCSPHWQIVYLSGITIMGICTIITLLSPVFSTHKYRSFRAVLFMSMGFFGLIPAIHAVILNWDEPERNVTLAYESAMALSYLIGTMFYVTRIPERWKPGFFDLAGHSHQIFHVFVILGALAHYGAAQIFLEYRSRLGCDKP is encoded by the exons ATGATCAAAAACTCTAAAGGGTCTGTTTGGCAGAGGAAAAGCAAGGAGAATATGATGAATCAAGAAAAAGATGAGAAGCAAATTACAAATAGTagcaagaagatgaagaaaaatattaatggaaaaagcaaaggggaaaatgaaaattaccctttgctttgttatCATGAATTGCCAGGATATATGAAGgataatgagtttattttgaattattataGAGCTAATTGGCCTATTAAAGAAGCTTTTTTCAGCATTTTTCGTTGGCAGG TTGGTTTATTATATTTTTGCAGGCATTTACTTGGATTTATTCTATTTGTGGGATTAACCATAGTCAATGTAGTTGAAGTACCTCAACTTGCTGATTTCATGACTATGTTTATTTG GAACTTTCCCACGAGTGGAGGTGCAAATGTCTCCAATAattcaaaggagtttttccag GGTTCAGGTAGACTAATTGATTTGAAGCAAGACCAACACTTACAACTTGACATAATGTCAACAAAGAATGTACAAAGTGAAACAACATGGCCATTTTATGTATTCTTAGCTGGTTCAATGTTCTGTCTTCTCTCAAGCAGCATTTGTCATCTCTTCTCTTGTCATTCTCACAAGTTAAACATCCTCTTACTTAGAATGGACTATGTTGGAATAACAGTCATGATAATAACATCATTTTTCCCACCAATTTACTACATTTTCCAATGTTCACCACACTGGCAAATTGTATACCTAAGTGGTATAACAATTATGGGAATTTGCACAATCATCACTCTACTTTCTCCTGTGTTTTCGACTCATAAGTATCGATCATTTCGAGCTGTATTATTCATGTCCATGGGATTCTTTGGTCTGATACCTGCAATCCACGCGGTGATACTGAACTGGGATGAGCCTGAGAGGAATGTCACACTAGCGTATGAGTCCGCCATGGCGTTATCTTATTTAATCGGGACTATGTTTTATGTTACTCGGATCCCGGAGAGATGGAAGCCTGGATTTTTTGACCTAGCTGGTCATAGTCATCAAATATTTCATGTATTTGTGATCTTAGGTGCATTGGCACACTATGGTGCTGCACAAATTTTCTTGGAATATCGGAGCCGATTGGGTTGTGACAAACCCTAG